One Bremerella sp. JC817 genomic window carries:
- a CDS encoding efflux RND transporter periplasmic adaptor subunit, with protein MVILVLGGLVAYSKFVPPPNVVSGFLEADEIRIGSRVGGRVKQVLVEEGDTVATGQLLVELEPFDLLQREQEAIETLAQREAEYQRLKTGFRVEEIAQAEAKYHQALANYDKLKTGPRPQEIEAARGRKEVAAAELLLAKENFARRNRLYENNTISREEFDAATKELESAQSQVEVRGQELSLLEAGTREEEIRQAEGQMAEAKAAWELAKNGYRAEDIAQAKAARDAAKASVEVIREQKKELNITSPVNGFVEALDLQPGDLVGASAPVMSILDQENLWVRCYVPQNQRAIQVGDKLAVNVDGIPGEEHIGEVVYVARQAEFTPSNVQTLEDRSKLVFRVKVELDEKVGRLRPGMTVDVSLDPLKDAP; from the coding sequence ATGGTAATCCTCGTTCTCGGAGGATTAGTCGCCTACAGCAAGTTCGTCCCGCCGCCCAATGTGGTCTCTGGCTTTCTCGAAGCCGACGAAATTCGGATCGGCTCACGCGTTGGCGGTCGCGTCAAGCAAGTCCTGGTGGAAGAAGGGGACACGGTTGCCACCGGACAGTTGCTGGTCGAATTAGAACCTTTCGATCTGCTGCAGCGTGAGCAAGAGGCGATCGAGACGCTGGCCCAGCGCGAAGCAGAGTATCAGCGGTTGAAGACCGGTTTCCGCGTCGAAGAAATTGCCCAGGCCGAGGCGAAGTATCATCAGGCCCTGGCCAACTACGACAAGCTGAAGACCGGGCCACGTCCGCAAGAGATCGAAGCGGCACGCGGGCGAAAAGAGGTCGCCGCGGCCGAGTTGTTGCTGGCCAAAGAGAACTTCGCACGTCGCAATCGGCTTTACGAAAACAACACGATCTCGCGGGAAGAATTCGACGCGGCGACCAAAGAATTGGAGTCCGCCCAGTCACAAGTCGAAGTGCGAGGCCAAGAGTTATCGCTGCTGGAAGCAGGCACACGCGAAGAAGAAATACGTCAGGCCGAAGGGCAGATGGCCGAAGCGAAGGCGGCCTGGGAACTGGCCAAGAATGGCTATCGTGCGGAAGACATTGCCCAGGCCAAAGCGGCCCGCGATGCCGCGAAGGCCTCGGTCGAGGTGATTCGGGAGCAGAAGAAAGAGCTGAACATCACCAGCCCGGTCAATGGGTTCGTGGAAGCCCTCGACCTTCAACCAGGCGACCTTGTTGGGGCAAGTGCTCCGGTGATGTCGATCCTGGATCAAGAGAACCTCTGGGTTCGCTGCTATGTGCCGCAGAATCAACGAGCAATCCAGGTCGGCGACAAGCTGGCGGTCAACGTCGATGGTATTCCAGGGGAAGAGCATATCGGTGAAGTGGTCTACGTTGCTCGTCAGGCCGAGTTCACTCCCAGCAACGTACAAACGCTGGAGGATCGGTCGAAGCTGGTGTTCCGGGTAAAAGTCGAATTGGACGAGAAAGTGGGGCGACTACGTCCCGGGATGACGGTCGATGTTTCGCTCGATCCCTTGAAGGACGCCCCATGA